The following proteins are encoded in a genomic region of Sorangiineae bacterium MSr12523:
- a CDS encoding condensation domain-containing protein: MRDWVDTTAARIRSLWKVPGRRPRMLELGCSSGPLLFRLAAHAETYHATDMSRAAVESLSRECNTMGFSHVTLAQREANDFKKLGMSAYDVIVLNSVVQYFPSIDYLVDVLEKASRALRPGGSLFIGNVRSLPLLELFHTSAELAKAPASRTVAQLKRRVRHAVAAENELVVDPAFFWELGRLLPRLAGLVCERILCQRTRSRDEASQFRYDVVLRHRAIDALPPAVDSLEWRAPFAAPAKEILQGLRERLEEERWPMLTLTHARDARLASELRAFELANEAEENCTVGDLRKALSDRDAPSTSALDPDDLFLVGNEFGYDVDVLGCGDAPGYFDVRFLRRTTPAPGGRDAERREERSSFAPPPVAEERPIHHYATKPHREVQPVSAMQAHMLERLETNPEPGLYTSFDVVPMPASVDRAIVERAWQTLVERHAALRTSFVKTLSGRYRQVVHESAKVPLEEHDWRHLPPLDVDRELEAYIDSFRARPFELDEYPPVRLALFRTRARSWVFLGFSHIALDGASTMILREQWLALYKAYSSGGSVPSFGSSPPLLRPPTSVDAASGESFWRRELQGFRRPMNLVESMGRAGDAPRGERSYAKQHVYLDKELSERLAAVSRAEKLSLHTLVHGAWALLLREYTDRQDVLFGTMVSPRTPIGPASEGTVGALDDVLPVRPPSPSRFLSLQAWLEALRDGLTKLPRHGHASLTDVKRWSELPASARLFESYVVVENRSIDENTSESLDPATPFSLVQLDCPLRVEAWPGPRLLLILQYHRRHFRDEAVEKMLRDMERVLGFLSHGLDRSSRG, from the coding sequence ATGCGCGACTGGGTCGACACGACGGCGGCCCGTATTCGCTCCCTGTGGAAGGTGCCCGGCCGGCGCCCGCGCATGTTGGAGCTTGGTTGCAGTTCCGGCCCGCTCTTGTTTCGGCTCGCCGCCCACGCCGAGACGTACCACGCGACCGATATGTCGAGAGCCGCCGTCGAGTCGCTCTCGCGCGAATGCAATACCATGGGTTTTTCGCACGTCACGCTCGCCCAGCGGGAAGCGAACGACTTCAAGAAACTCGGTATGAGCGCGTACGACGTTATCGTCCTCAATTCCGTCGTGCAGTACTTCCCCAGCATCGACTACTTGGTCGACGTCCTCGAGAAAGCATCGCGGGCGCTACGGCCCGGCGGGTCGCTCTTCATTGGCAATGTGCGCAGCTTGCCGCTCCTCGAGCTGTTCCACACCTCCGCAGAACTCGCGAAGGCCCCGGCGTCGCGTACTGTCGCGCAGCTCAAACGGCGCGTTCGCCATGCCGTGGCGGCCGAGAACGAGCTGGTCGTCGATCCGGCCTTTTTTTGGGAGCTCGGGCGCTTGCTCCCGCGCCTCGCGGGGCTCGTGTGCGAGCGCATCCTCTGCCAGCGCACCCGCTCCCGCGACGAGGCGAGCCAATTCCGTTACGACGTGGTCTTGCGGCATCGTGCCATCGACGCCCTGCCTCCCGCCGTGGACTCCCTCGAATGGCGCGCGCCATTCGCCGCCCCCGCGAAGGAGATCCTTCAAGGCCTGCGCGAGCGGCTCGAGGAGGAACGGTGGCCGATGCTGACGCTCACCCACGCGCGCGATGCGCGGCTCGCCTCGGAACTTCGCGCCTTCGAACTGGCCAATGAGGCAGAAGAAAACTGCACCGTCGGCGATTTGAGGAAAGCGCTTTCCGACCGGGACGCACCGTCCACCTCGGCACTCGACCCCGACGACCTCTTCCTGGTGGGAAACGAGTTCGGGTACGACGTCGACGTTCTCGGGTGCGGAGATGCTCCAGGCTACTTCGATGTGCGATTCCTCCGTCGCACGACGCCGGCCCCGGGCGGGCGTGACGCAGAGCGGCGGGAGGAGCGGTCGAGTTTCGCCCCGCCGCCCGTTGCGGAAGAACGGCCGATCCATCACTACGCCACCAAGCCGCATCGAGAAGTGCAGCCGGTCTCCGCGATGCAGGCGCACATGCTCGAGCGCCTCGAGACGAATCCTGAACCGGGCCTCTACACCTCGTTCGACGTGGTGCCCATGCCTGCGTCGGTCGACCGCGCCATCGTGGAGCGCGCCTGGCAGACCCTGGTCGAGCGCCATGCGGCGCTTCGCACGTCCTTCGTGAAAACGCTTTCCGGCCGGTACCGGCAAGTGGTGCACGAGAGCGCGAAGGTACCGCTCGAGGAACACGACTGGCGGCATCTTCCCCCGCTCGATGTGGATCGCGAGCTCGAGGCGTACATCGATTCGTTCCGCGCGCGTCCGTTCGAGCTCGACGAATATCCTCCCGTGCGGCTGGCCCTTTTTCGAACGCGCGCACGGAGCTGGGTTTTCCTCGGCTTCAGCCATATCGCGCTCGATGGCGCGAGCACGATGATCCTGCGCGAGCAGTGGCTCGCGCTCTACAAAGCGTATTCGAGCGGAGGAAGCGTGCCGTCGTTCGGGAGCAGCCCCCCGCTTCTGCGTCCGCCGACGTCGGTCGACGCGGCCTCGGGTGAGTCGTTCTGGCGAAGGGAGCTGCAAGGCTTCCGCCGCCCCATGAATCTCGTCGAGAGCATGGGCCGGGCAGGCGATGCACCTCGCGGCGAGCGTTCCTATGCCAAACAGCATGTCTACTTGGATAAGGAGCTGAGTGAACGGCTCGCCGCAGTTTCCCGCGCCGAGAAACTCTCGCTGCATACACTGGTGCATGGCGCATGGGCGCTGCTCCTGAGGGAGTACACGGATCGGCAAGACGTGCTCTTTGGCACGATGGTTTCACCCCGCACACCGATCGGGCCGGCATCCGAGGGCACGGTGGGGGCGTTGGACGACGTGTTGCCCGTGCGGCCGCCATCGCCGTCGCGCTTTCTCTCGTTGCAGGCTTGGCTCGAGGCGCTGCGGGACGGACTGACGAAGCTGCCTCGCCATGGTCACGCCTCGCTCACCGACGTGAAACGGTGGAGCGAGCTTCCCGCGAGCGCGCGCCTTTTCGAGAGCTACGTCGTCGTCGAAAATCGTTCCATCGACGAGAACACGTCCGAGTCGCTGGATCCCGCGACGCCGTTCTCGCTGGTCCAACTCGACTGCCCGCTGCGTGTGGAAGCCTGGCCCGGCCCGCGGCTGCTGCTCATTCTGCAATACCACCGCCGACACTTCCGCGACGAAGCCGTGGAAAAGATGCTGCGGGACATGGAGCGCGTCCTCGGCTTCTTGTCCCATGGCCTGGACCGCTCTTCACGCGGGTAG
- a CDS encoding sigma 54-interacting transcriptional regulator, whose amino-acid sequence MKALVVVDGPLGQDLATTLEGAVPPFRVQRLQPGELAYAPPTDLIVVDEAMAESQREKLNSNHGVPMLVVGRDIEKPFTEAALRKAALKAAKRLPRTAGGLVAVDPPLRTALRVLEQVARRKQGVLVTGPTGVGKELLATHLHARSGRAGAFVPVNCAAFNESLAESTLFGHVRGAFTGAVSNVPGAFVEAHRGTLFLDEIGELELAVQAKLLRALEECSVRAVGASKATEVDVRIVAATNRDLRREVAAGRFRADLYFRLATFVVEVPALRERPGDLEALVDCFHRQHDRAAQVRLSAGARGWLARYPWPGNVRELRNVMERVLALAAPGELTETGLLELAPELCTAIANDDGTREKRTTRQALAIQEQEMIHARVARGGVKRQKLADELGIHRTTLWRKMKRLVPS is encoded by the coding sequence ATGAAAGCTCTTGTCGTCGTCGACGGTCCTCTGGGCCAAGACCTGGCGACCACGCTGGAGGGAGCCGTTCCGCCCTTCCGCGTTCAACGCTTGCAGCCTGGTGAGCTTGCTTATGCGCCGCCGACGGATCTCATCGTCGTCGACGAAGCGATGGCGGAAAGCCAGCGGGAAAAGCTTAACTCGAACCATGGCGTTCCGATGTTGGTCGTCGGGCGCGATATCGAAAAGCCATTTACGGAAGCGGCTTTGCGCAAGGCCGCATTGAAGGCGGCCAAGCGTTTGCCGCGCACGGCCGGAGGGCTCGTGGCCGTCGACCCGCCGTTGCGGACGGCCTTGCGTGTGCTGGAGCAGGTGGCCAGACGCAAGCAGGGTGTTCTCGTGACGGGGCCGACCGGCGTGGGAAAAGAGCTTCTCGCCACGCACCTTCACGCGCGCTCGGGGCGTGCCGGGGCTTTCGTCCCGGTGAACTGTGCGGCATTCAACGAGAGCCTCGCCGAAAGCACGCTGTTCGGGCACGTGCGTGGCGCATTCACGGGGGCCGTGTCCAACGTTCCCGGTGCCTTCGTCGAGGCCCACCGGGGAACGCTGTTCCTCGACGAAATCGGGGAGCTCGAACTCGCCGTGCAGGCGAAATTGCTTCGCGCGCTCGAGGAGTGCTCGGTGCGTGCCGTCGGCGCTTCCAAGGCGACCGAGGTGGACGTGCGCATCGTCGCCGCGACGAACCGCGACCTACGGCGAGAGGTCGCGGCCGGGCGTTTCCGCGCGGACTTGTATTTCCGCCTGGCGACGTTCGTCGTCGAGGTTCCCGCGTTGCGCGAGAGACCGGGCGATCTCGAGGCCCTCGTCGACTGCTTTCACAGGCAGCACGATCGCGCAGCCCAGGTTCGCCTTTCCGCCGGTGCCCGCGGCTGGCTTGCACGGTATCCATGGCCGGGCAACGTGCGCGAGCTTCGCAACGTGATGGAACGGGTGCTGGCGCTGGCCGCGCCGGGCGAGCTCACCGAGACGGGGCTTCTGGAGCTCGCACCGGAGTTGTGCACGGCCATCGCCAACGACGATGGCACGCGCGAAAAGAGGACCACCCGGCAGGCGCTCGCCATTCAGGAGCAAGAGATGATTCACGCGCGGGTGGCGCGAGGTGGCGTGAAGCGGCAAAAGCTCGCCGATGAACTGGGCATTCACCGCACCACGCTATGGAGAAAGATGAAACGGCTCGTGCCGAGCTAG